The proteins below are encoded in one region of Rhododendron vialii isolate Sample 1 chromosome 7a, ASM3025357v1:
- the LOC131333698 gene encoding protein HAIKU1-like — protein sequence MDNRNKHSEQLGVNKMGKNIRKSPLHEPNFVSNTNRQQQQQQQQQQQPQPQVFNINKNDFRNFVQQLTGSPSHEPLPRPPHNPPKPPSVRLQRIRPPPLSSMNRPQIPIHHHHPAPPHPPPMSMQPVPYGNAFARSPNQFGQLSPTMLPLTPGDGFSSLNSGWGNTAESPISAYMRYLQNSIIDSGPRQIQPQTQPQFQPQPQFQQQSHVSGQIPDRPQTSAALLPYPLAPSIPSPRMNGPPPPLLPSPTSQFLLPSPSGYLNLLSPRSPYPLLSPGYHFPPQLTPNFAFSPMAHHQSGILGPGPQPPLSPGIGFPSPGFFPISSPGWRDP from the coding sequence ATGGATAATAGGAATAAGCATAGTGAGCAATTGGGTGTGAACAAGATGGGGAAAAACATAAGAAAGAGCCCCCTGCACGAACCCAATTTCGTTTCGAACACGAAtaggcagcagcagcagcagcagcagcagcaacaacaacctCAGCCTCAGGTATTCAATATCAACAAGAACGATTTCCGCAACTTCGTTCAGCAGCTGACAGGCTCCCCATCACACGAACCACTGCCTAGGCCTCCCCACAACCCTCCGAAACCTCCGAGCGTGCGGTTGCAGAGGATTCGCCCTCCTCCTTTATCTTCCATGAACCGACCCCAAATCCCcattcatcatcatcatccagCTCCACCACACCCTCCCCCTATGTCCATGCAACCGGTTCCTTATGGTAATGCCTTTGCTAGATCACCTAATCAGTTTGGTCAATTGTCACCCACAATGTTACCCTTAACACCTGGTGATGGGTTTAGTTCACTTAATTCGGGTTGGGGAAATACAGCTGAGTCTCCTATCTCTGCTTATATGCGTTACCTTCAAAACTCTATTATAGATTCGGGACCAAGGCAAATCCAACCTCAAACTCAACCTCAATTTCAGCCACAACCTCAATTTCAACAGCAGTCTCATGTTTCTGGTCAAATTCCAGATAGGCCACAGACGTCTGCTGCTTTACTTCCTTACCCACTTGCGCCCTCTATTCCATCTCCCCGTATGAATGGTCCTCCCCCTCCTCTTTTACCTTCTCCAACTTCTCAGTTCCTTTTGCCATCGCCTAGTGGTTACTTAAATTTGTTGTCTCCGCGGTCGCCTTATCCCTTGCTTTCCCCTGGGTATCATTTTCCTCCACAGCTGACACCAAATTTTGCCTTTTCTCCCATGGCTCATCATCAGTCAGGGATTTTAGGTCCTGGGCCTCAGCCTCCATTGTCTCCTGGAATTGGGTTTCCGTCTCCAGGATTTTTCCCTATCTCAAGTCCAGGATGGAGGGATCCATAG